One Papaver somniferum cultivar HN1 chromosome 10, ASM357369v1, whole genome shotgun sequence genomic window carries:
- the LOC113317264 gene encoding uncharacterized protein LOC113317264, whose protein sequence is MKVHPAPKRSHYDINSTLSITNRIINRQKKLRRLPHIFNKVLELPFHSETDVLIEENSDLLRFSVSTENLTDDVSAHMIEIYPGVTKIVIRGSNVDELNILDEFELWRFRLPQSTTPELAAANYINGELVVTVPKSSSLANQENGEEEGEVWGGEGENGDLRGGRVSHLVLVQ, encoded by the coding sequence ATGAAGGTTCATCCAGCTCCAAAAAGAAGCCATTACGATATCAATTCAACTCTTTCAATTACAAACAGAATAATCAACCGGCAAAAGAAACTCCGTCGCCTTCCTCATATATTCAATAAAGTTTTAGAACTTCCGTTTCATTCAGAAACAGATGTTTTAATTGAAGAAAATTCTGACTTATTACGATTTTCTGTTAGTACTGAGAATTTAACTGACGATGTAAGTGCTCATATGATTGAGATTTATCCAGGTGTTACGAAGATTGTTATTCGAGGTAGTAATGTTGATGAATTGAATATATTAGATGAATTTGAGCTATGGAGGTTTAGGTTACCACAATCAACTACACCAGAACTTGCTGCTGCTAATTATATTAATGGAGAATTAGTTGTAACGGTTCCAAAGAGTTCGAGTTTGGCAAATCAAGAAAATGGTGAAGAAGAGGGAGAAGTTTGGGGAGGAGAAGGAGAAAATGGGGATCTTAGAGGAGGTAGAGTGAGTCATCTTGTTCTTGTACAGTAA